A single Anopheles arabiensis isolate DONGOLA chromosome 2, AaraD3, whole genome shotgun sequence DNA region contains:
- the LOC120895338 gene encoding integrator complex subunit 2, with amino-acid sequence MNFAPVTSKAFSAMQNLDIAQLATCSQQEIRPLLPCLVRMSLLSPLDNTKGWAEARKQILSLLVGIEVVNNIVSLLQVNYHELEIDVKKEQQIRQKIGYTTQDSAQFHSLPNGIVMGFERADGTNKVRVVLSELFYLQAQINELATQASLQKSSSNELTIRPSELFDNEIYLEEIADIICIALAELPSLLNLQEVVETLLYVRNGSKIVCWIVANMPDCFREVVTALITNSDEDTTDGRVKLAALYELSEMNPSQALSMRTICVETVKMPSLMIKLSLQDPQNLVAFVSGLLLGNDQNIRSSFALYIRTSQKRKGDVLHQLREELLKQLMNINMQSVNGALPEELVVQAAAIVRLYCALRGISGIKFFDEEIQLLMQLITSKPPPTPAGIRFVSLGLCMFIACPSLITHQSHEAKMIEWIQWLIKEEAYFESVSEVSASFGEMLLLMAIHFHGNQLAHICELACSTLGMKFSLRPNTITRMKLIFTQEIFTEQVVAAHAVKVPVTLNLNASIPGYLPVHCIHQLLKSRAFSKHKVPIKSWIYRQICNSVTPMHPVLPALIEVYVSSIILPNQKGLQEQHTHKALSEQEIAQVFQNAAGLWNKEQQSKLKAASQTGADRPTKEHVHQQPMEVDDSGNRQPNLTPQLLLLYYLLLYEDVRLSSMPQIITSGRQVKSYSNEFMSELPIKYLLQQAQKNQHEYSALFSPLLRLLVTHFPHLSLVDDWIDEETIAFSDSSTGRSISEHSIVEAFEEIELNPARVIKLLRRMMRKSPTDLWPLAPTFIRYFKHTLNPTVPSLLQELYRQVWMRLNTIFPRRLWVMSINALMPADNVTKNFTLTQEKILYDPLQVLRCDKRVFRCSSALTVVLRILQAILAASRSQLSRHMLDKPLIDIGNQVKTDNDREELKLALLATQESIAVQIILEACLENETDCSEPGRLWALREVRGVICSFIHQMFIAEPSLAKLVHFQGYPRELLAMTVRGIPSMHICLDFIPELLSMAEMEKQIFAIDLASHLSLQYALPKSLSIAKLCINTLTTLLGVLSGDTRIEMFRAVLPCIVRFAEAFPPLLDECILYLLQLGRIVQSQTALGRSTSLPSLFVGQECKRRSQSGQLQHAESLVDEVRETFVKLLDAAVLSPKIYSHSETSGS; translated from the exons atgaATTTCGCTCCGGTAACGTCGAAAGCGTTTAGCGCTATGCAAAACCTAGACATAGCCCAGCTGGCTACCTGCAGTCAGCAGGAAATACGACCACTGCTACCGTGCCTGGTGCGTATGAGCTTGTTGTCGCCGCTGGACAACACCAAGGGATGGGCCGAAGCACGAAAACAAATTCTGTCGCTGCTGGTCGGCATCGAGGTGGTGAACAACATCGTGTCCCTGTTGCAAGTCAATTACCACGAGCTAGAAATCGATGTAAAAAAGGAGCAACAGATTAG GCAAAAGATCGGATACACAACACAGGACTCGGCACAGTTCCACAGCCTTCCGAATGGCATCGTGATGGGGTTTGAACGAGCCGACGGCACGAACAAGGTTCGCGTGGTTTTGTCGGAACTGTTTTACCTGCAGGCGCAAATCAACGAGCTGGCCACGCAAGCATCGCTGCAGAAATCGTCCTCGAACGAGCTCACCATACGCCCGTCCGAGCTTTTCGACAATGAAATTTATCTGGAGGAAATAGCCGACATCATTTGCATTGCGCTTGCGGAGCTGCCTTCCCTGCTGAACCTGCAGGAGGTGGTGGAAACGCTGCTGTATGTGCGCAACGGATCCAAGATCGTGTGCTGGATCGTAGCCAACATGCCGGACTGCTTTCGTGAAGTGGTAACCGCGCTGATAACGAACAGCGATGAAGATACCACCGATGGTCGCGTGAAACTTGCGGCACTGTACGAGCTGAGCGAGATGAACCCCAGCCAAGCGCTGTCGATGCGCACGATCTGCGTGGAAACGGTAAAGATGCCCTCGCTTATGATCAAGCTGAGTCTGCAGGATCCCCAGAATCTGGTAGCATTCGTGTCCGGATTGCTGCTCGGCAACGATCAGAACATCCGCTCCAGCTTTGCGCTCTACATACGCACGAGCCAAAAGCGCAAAGGCGACGTGCTGCATCAGCTGCGGGAGGAGTTGTTGAAGCAGCTGATGAACATCAACATGCAGTCGGTCAATGGGGCGCTGCCGGAAGAGCTAGTGGTGCAGGCGGCTGCCATCGTACGTCTGTACTGCGCACTGCGCGGCATATCGGGGATCAAGTTTTTCGACGAAGAAATACAGCTGCTAATGCAGCTGATCACCTCCAAGCCACCGCCAACGCCGGCCGGCATTCGGTTTGTGTCGTTGGGGCTCTGCATGTTCATTGCCTGCCCGTCGCTCATCACGCATCAATCGCACGAGGCCAAGATGATCGAATGGATACAGTGGCTGATCAAGGAGGAAGCGTACTTTGAGAGTGTGAGCGAAGTGTCGGCATCGTTTGGGGAAATGCTCCTCCTGATGGCCATCCACTTCCATGGCAACCAGCTGGCACACATCTGCGAGCTAGCATGCTCTACGCTGGGAATGAAATTTTCCCTTCGCCCCAACACGATCACGCGCATGAAGCTGATCTTTACGCAGGAAATCTTTACCGAACAGGTGGTGGCAGCTCATGCTGTGAAGGTACCGGTAACGCTGAACCTGAACGCATCCATCCCGGGCTATCTGCCGGTGCATTGCATCCATCAGTTGCTGAAATCGCGAGCCTTCTCCAAGCACAAGGTACCAATTAAGAGCTGGATTTACAGACAGATCTGCAACTCGGTCACTCCGATGCACCCGGTGCTGCCGGCGCTGATCGAGGTGTACGTTAGCTCCATCATATTGCCAAACCAAAAGGGACTGCAGGAGCAGCATACGCATAAGGCGCTTTCCGAGCAGGAGATCGCGCAAGTGTTCCAGAATGCTGCCGGGCTGTGGAACAAGGAACAGCAGAGCAAGCTCAAAGCGGCCAGCCAGACGGGGGCGGATCGGCCGACCAAAGAGCACGTCCATCAGCAACCGATGGAGGTAGATGATTCTGGGAATCGACAACCAAATCTTACgcctcagctgctgctgctttactATCTACTGCTCTACGAGGATGTTCGGTTAAGCAGCATGCCGCAAATCATCACCAGTGGCCGGCAGGTGAAGAGCTATAGTAACGAGTTCATGTCGGAGCTGCCGATTAAGTATCTGCTGCAACAGGCGCAGAAAAATCAGCACGAGTACAGTGCCCTGTTCAGTCcgctgttgcggctgctggtgACGCACTTTCCCCATCTGTCGCTGGTGGATGATTGGATCGACGAAGAGACGATTGCGTTCAGCGATAGCTCCACCGGTCGAAGCATCAGCGAGCATTCGATCGTGGAAGCGTTTGAAGAGATCGAGCTGAATCCGGCACGCGTGATCAAGTTGCTGCGCAGGATGATGCGTAAATCGCCCACGGATCTGTGGCCGCTGGCACCTACCTTCATACGGTACTTCAAACATACGCTCAATCCGACCGTGCCATCGCTCCTGCAGGAGCTGTATCGGCAGGTGTGGATGCGCTTGAACACCATCTTCCCCCGGCGGCTTTGGGTCATGTCGATCAACGCACTAATGCCGGCGGATAATGTGACGAAAAATTTCACACTCACCCAGGAAAAGATCCTGTACGATCCGCTCCAGGTGCTGCGCTGTGATAAACGTGTCTTCCGCTGCTCCAGCGCCCTTACCGTGGTGTTGCGCATTCTGCAAGCGATACTGGCTGCATCGAGGAGTCAGCTGTCGCGCCACATGCTTGACAAACCGCTGATCGACATTGGGAATCAGGTGAAAACGGACAACGATCGTGAAGAGCTCAAGTTGGCGCTGCTTGCCACGCAGGAAAGCATTGCGGTGCAGATCATACTGGAGGCGTGTCTCGAGAATGAAACTGACTGCTCGGAACCGGGCCGGCTGTGGGCGCTTCGGGAGGTTCGCGGTGTGATTTGCTCGTTCATCCATCAGATGTTCATCGCGGAACCGTCGCTAGCGAAGCTGGTCCACTTTCAGGGCTATCCGCGTGAGCTGCTGGCGATGACGGTGCGAGGCATTCCGTCGATGCACATCTGTCTTGATTTCATACCGGAGCTGCTAAGCATGGCTGAGATGGAGAAGCAAATATTCGCGATCGACCTTGCGTCTCACCTTTCCCTGCAGTACGCGCTGCCGAAATCGTTGAGCATAGCGAAGCTCTGCATCAACACGCTCACGACGTTACTGGGCG TACTCTCCGGCGACACGCGTATAGAAATGTTCCGCGCGGTGCTGCCCTGCATCGTGCGATTTGCCGAAGCGTTTCCACCCTTGCTGGATGAGTGCATACTGTACCTGCTACAGCTCGGACGAATAGTACAATCGCAAACCGCGCTCGGCCGTTCAACATCGCTGCCCTCGCTGTTCGTTGGACAGGAATGCAAGCGGCGATCGCAGAGCGGACAACTGCAGCACGCCGAAAGCTTGGTCGATGAGGTGCGGGAAACGTTCGTCAAGCTGCTCGATGCGGCCGTACTGAGCCCGAAGATCTATTCACATTCGGAGACGTCCGGGAGTTAG
- the LOC120898890 gene encoding AP-3 complex subunit beta-2 has product MLSSGSAAIGVSALASTAYGNERTEVAEYANEGGFFHADYKKHDDLKQMLDSNKDSLKLEAMKRIIGMIAKGRDASDLFPAVVKNVVSKNIEVKKLVYVYLVRYAEEQQDLALLSISTFQRALKDPNQLIRASALRVLSSIRVSMIVPIVMLAIRDSASDMSPYVRKTAAHAIPKLYHLDPEQKDELIVVIEKLLADRTTLVVGSAVMAFEEVCPERTELIHKNYRKLCNLLADVDEWGQVLIINMLTRYARTQFLDPNADDDYDYQEAENKPFYEDESDSDASDGKRKESAAVASPRKTYTLDIDHRMLLRQTKPLLQSRNASVVMAVAQLYHHVAPRNEVEIVAKALIRLLRSYKEVQSIVLTCIASMTIERKSIFEPFIKSFFVRTSDQTHIKLLKLEILTNLATGSNISVILREFQTYISSNDKEFVASTIQAIGRCAVSISEVTETCLSGLVHLLSNKDEYVVAESVVVIKKLLQTKKEEHFEIISQMAKLLDFIQVPAARASILWLIGEYNEKVPKIAPDVLRKAVKSFIDEQDIVKLQVLNLAVKLHITNPQQTSLLCQHLHNLARYDPNYDIRDRARFLKPFLLASPDGSDAAGSILVAKARKIFLSEKPAPTLESMYHGRRQYQLGSLSHYLNMPTNGYQDLPAWPTEAPDSSVRNVEPPASMGGGEYPGRSGHDRAGSGNSVGEADRRKKKAKSFYSGSEDGTRSSTTEGASTASGSSSSGSGSGSGSGSSSSGSSSSGSGSSGSESGTSSSDSGSSSTSGSEDSDSSSSSDNATRKVQKDVATNARDAAARNNRRKEDRPTKTAYNEVDGTSRPNKQSSMDESDSDSSGSYESSSSSASSSGGKKKSSSKPQTSKPNNKSRGGEKKSATNAPGKSNLDLLLDLDDIPPIGPVMTPSLGGFLTPMAATNTAGAGTGIELVGPSFIPIKKHELLNKVNGFGLGIEYRFVRSPHLYSSRMVSVELTFTNHGNVELVDIEMGKKGNLPAGMAVNDFAPIGRLNPGQSVTGMLGVDFNDSTQPVRLEICSASGSSTVTLKAPVGEMVRSVAIAESTFDSERAKLRGMTEHSCTLQLSDALSPDDKSLHRTVFEASNVACVPVDDGKDDSGKRLLFAGQTMSSKSLVLVVLERTSTSDGKNAYSLTVNCEKLVVGSMLLNELKAVLKQ; this is encoded by the exons ATGCTTTCCTCTGGGTCGGCTGCAATCGGGGTGAGTGCTCTGGCCTCAACGGCTTACGGCAATGAGCGTACCGAGGTGGCAGAATACGCGAACGAGGGTGGCTTCTTCCACGCAGATTACAAAAA GCACGATGACTTGAAGCAAATGCTGGACAGCAACAAGGACAGCCTGAAGCTGGAGGCGATGAAACGAATCATCGGGATGATAGCGAAGGGCCGCGACGCGTCCGACCTGTTTCCGGCCGTGGTGAAGAATGTGGTGTCGAAAAACATCGAAGTAAAGAAGCTGGTGTACGTTTATCTGGTGCGATACGCCGAGGAGCAGCAAGATCTGGCCCTGCTTTCCATCTCCACCTTCCAGCGGGCGTTGAAGGATCCGAATCAGCTGATCCGAGCCAGCGCACTGCGCGTGCTGTCCAGCATCCGGGTGTCGATGATTGTTCCGATCGTGATGCTTGCGATCCGGGACTCCGCCTCCGACATGAGCCCGTACGTGCGCAAGACGGCGGCCCATGCCATTCCGAAGCTGTACCATCTCGACCCGGAACAGAAGGACGAGCTGATCGTGGTGATTGAGAAGCTGCTGGCCGACCGTACAACGCTGGTGGTCGGTTCAGCGGTCATGGCGTTCGAGGAGGTGTGCCCGGAGCGGACCGAACTGATCCACAAAAACTATCGCAAGCTGTGCAATCTGCTCGCGGATGTGGACGAGTGGGGCCAGGTGCTTATCATCAATATGCTGACGCGGTACGCACGAACGCAGTTTCTGGATCCTAACGCTGAT GATGACTATGACTACCAGGAAGCAGAAAATAAACCGTTCTACGAGGACGagtccgattccgatgctTCAGACGGCAAACGAAAGGAGAGTGCGGCGGTGGCTTCGCCTCGGAAAACCTACACGCTCGACATCGACCATCGGATGCTGCTGCGGCAGACGAAACCATTGCTGCAAAGCCGTAACGCGTCCGTCGTTATGGCCGTCGCCCAGTTGTATCACCATGTGGCACCACGCAACGAGGTGGAAATAGTGGCAAAAGCGTTAATACGCTTACTGCGCAGCTACAAGGAGGTGCAGAGTATCGTGCTCACCTGCATTGCCTCGATGACGATCGAGCGGAAGTCCATCTTCGAGCCGTTTATCAAATCGTTCTTCGTGCGCACGAGCGACCAGACACATATAAAGCTGCTGAAGCTGGAAATTCTGACGAATCTAGCGACGGGTAGCAACATTTCGGTGATTTTACGCGAGTTTCAAACGTACATCAGTAGCAACGATAAAGAGTTTGTGGCTTCCACGATTCAGGCTATCGGGCGGTGTGCGGTTTCGATTTCGGAAGTGACGGAAACGTGCCTGAGCGGTTTGGTGCATCTACTATCGAACAAGGATG AGTACGTGGTGGCGGAAAGTGTGGTCGTGATCAAAAAGCTGCTGCAGACCAAGAAGGAGGAACATTTCGAAATCATCTCGCAGATGGCCAAGCTGCTCGATTTCATCCAGGTACCGGCGGCGCGTGCCTCCATCCTGTGGCTTATCGGCGAGTACAACGAAAAGGTGCCGAAGATTGCACCCGACGTGCTGCGCAAAGCGGTCAAAAGCTTCATCGACGAGCAGGATATTGTGAAGCTGCAGGTACTGAATCTGGCAGTGAAGCTGCACATCACCAACCCGCAGCAGACGTCCCTGCTGTGTCAGCATCTGCACAATCTCGCCCGCTACGATCCTAACTATGACATACGCGACCGGGCTCGGTTCTTGAAACCATTCCTGCTGGCCTCGCCAGACGGGTCGGATGCTGCCGGATCGATTCTGGTGGCAAAGGCAAGGAAAATTTTCCTGTCCGAGAAGCCGGCTCCAACGCTCGAAAGCATGTACCACGGCAGACGGCAATATCAGCTGGGATCTCTGTCACACTATCTGAATATGCCCACGAACGGATATCAAGATTTGCCCGCCTGGCCAACGGAGGCGCCCGACAGCTCGGTAAGAAACGTGGAACCACCGGCATCGATGGGTGGTGGAGAGTATCCGGGACGGTCGGGCCACGATCGTGCTGGAAGTGGAAATTCTGTCGGGGAAGCTGACCGGCGCAAGAAAAAGGCGAAATCTTTCTACTCCGGCTCGGAGGATGGCACCCGGTCGAGCACTACGGAGGGTGCGTCGACCGCTTCTGGTTCGTCTTCGTCGGGTTCCGGATCGGGCTCGGGATCGGGATCATCATCGTCTGGTTCGTCGAGCTCCGGCAGTGGCTCTAGTGGCAGCGAGAGtggtaccagcagcagcgacagtggAAGTAGTAGCACCAGTGGCAGCGAGGACAGTGATTCCAGTTCTTCGAGTGACAATGCAACGCGAAAGGTGCAGAAGGATGTTGCCACCAATGCACGTGATGCAGCAGCAAGGAACAACCGTCGGAAGGAGGATAGACCGACGAAAACGGCTTACAACGAGGTGGACGGTACGAGTCGACCCAATAAGCAAAGCTCGATGGATGAGAGCGATAGTGATAGCAGCGGAAGCTATGAGTCATCCTCGTCTTCAGCCTCGTCTTCGGGAGGCAAGAAAAAATCATCTTCCAAACCCCAAACTAGCAAGCCGAACAACAAGTCCCGGGGAGGGGAGAAAAAGTCCGCAACGAATGCTCCGGGCAAAAGCAACCTGGACCTTTTGCTCGATCTCGACGACATTCCGCCGATCGGTCCGGTGATGACACCTTCGCTGGGAGGATTCCTTACGCCGATGGCAGCAACGAACACGGCAGGCGCTGGCACCGGCATTGAGCTGGTCGGTCCGAGCTTCATACCGATCAAAAAGCACGAGCTGCTCAACAAGGTGAACGGGTTCGGCCTGGGAATCGAGTATCGTTTCGTACGCTCGCCCCATCTGTACTCGTCGCGCATGGTTTCGGTGGAGCTGACGTTCACGAACCATGGCAACGTAGAGCTGGTCGACATCGAGATGGGCAAGAAAGGGAACCTTCCGGCCGGGATGGCTGTGAACGATTTCGCCCCGATCGGTCGGCTGAATCCGGGACAGAGCGTGACGGGAATGCTGGGCGTGGACTTTAACGATTCTACCCAGCCCGTGCGGCTGGAAATCTGTTCAGCGAGCGGGTCGAGCACGGTAACGCTGAAGGCTCCGGTCGGCGAGATGGTACGATCGGTAGCCATCGCGGAGAGTACGTTCGACAGCGAGCGGGCCAAGCTTCGTGGCATGACGGAACATTCCTGCACACTGCAGCTCAGTGATGCACTTTCCCCGGACGATAAGAGTTTGCATCGGACCGTGTTTGAGGCGAGCAATGTGGCGTGCGTACCGGTCGATGATGGGAAGGACGATTCCGGCAAGCGATTGCTTTTCGCAGGACAAACGATGAGCTCCAAAAGTTTGGTGCTCGTTGTGCTGGAGCGAACCAGCACGTCCGACGGTAAAAACGCATACTCATTGACCGTGAACTGCGAAAAGTTGGTCGTCGGATCGATGCTGCTGAACGAGCTGAAGGCGGTGCTGAAGCAGTAG
- the LOC120897252 gene encoding uncharacterized protein LOC120897252: protein MPSGCICITVITVLSMFSLVVSKPFLGDLLARAIASSSTPDDPQSHITDFRMMMKMDKKADKLQLIDTKANNTQQSPEEEPPITFANDQTTTPATTTTLWQRWNRTDLLARIIDDIIKPAQERITLVFQTLVPKNGAEERDKMKQFSTNDDSQMASVAEHSLNATADNNDSDELDSDLEPLQHDSDSALFDRGANGTTLLGQFQARRKVLRRRVAKALSSITGLLILAANTRREGNSRSTRSITVASDGADLSGREKRALVELPPNVVDPYADYTEALLAEDSGADTEPRRNMETVGIFLLEVLGSFAGFSWGIFKTAQSFFSYAIS, encoded by the exons ATGCCTTCAGGATGCATCTGCATAACAGTGATAACTGTTCTATCAATG TTCTCGCTTGTCGTGAGCAAACCATTCCTTGGCGATCTTCTGGCACGTGCGATAGCTTCGTCCTCTACGCCCGACGACCCACAGTCGCACATAACGGACTTtcgaatgatgatgaaaatggaCAAGAAGGCTGATAAACTGCAGTTGATCGACACAAAAGCGAACAACACTCAGCAAAGTCCAGAGGAGGAGCCACCGATAACGTTCGCCAACGACCAAACGACCACGCCAGCAACCACCACTACGCTGTGGCAACGATGGAACAGAACCGATCTTTTGGCGCGCATCATCGACGACATAATCAAACCAGCACAGGAACGCATCACGCTGGTGTTTCAAACCCTCGTGCCCAAGAATGGTGCCGAAGAGCGGGACAAAATGAAACAGTTCTCGACGAACGATGACTCCCAGATGGCATCGGTGGCAGAACATTCATTGAACGCCACGGCCGACAATAATGACTCCGATGAGCTCGATTCGGATCTTGAGCCACTGCAGCACGATAGTGACTCTGCTTTGTTCGATCGCGGTGCTAACGGAACCACGCTTCTGGGACAGTTTCAGGCACGGCGAAAGGTTCTGCGACGACGAGTAGCGAAGGCACTGTCGTCCATTACCGGACTCTTAATACTGGCAGCAAACACACGACGAGAAGGCAACTCGCGCAGTACTCGATCGATAACAGTAGCATCGGACGGCGCAGACTTGTCGGGAAGGGAAAAACGTGCCCTGGTCGAGCTACCGCCCAATGTGGTGGACCCGTACGCAGATTATACCGAAGCGCTGCTTGCGGAAGACTCTGGTGCTGATACGGAACCGCGGCGCAATATGGAAACGGTCGGTATATTTCTGCTGGAGGTGCTCGGATCGTTCGCTGGCTTTTCTTGGGGCATCTTTAAAACGGCTCAGTCGTTCTTTTCGTACGCCATAAGCTAA
- the LOC120897251 gene encoding uncharacterized protein LOC120897251 yields MKLVLSCAIGALLCASLRTIYASDATISADDDERSGDRGPLLVDNYIPVTMQILQHCIEMIQYEPTMTPPNAEAEIKPSTTTTTTTKRPTTTTTTAASSTSSTSTSKPPQDSPLSTAKPADATLSPTSPHRPGYYGPAKPPPTVVTTTTGKPTTTSSTTTTEMPKVNESPTTETLLWSDKPFAEWFLQSKRKKVQPISSLNVQLLDPLPLRVLQDFNREPYEPLALRPEDNANEFRRLYDDNYRGPISLLVLEKGTKKGGKKRVPPTKPYLHMLVLYDMLKREAKKNMYSIYEGYSEAILGELSVMDFPNAKEQLHYALTQLLERKDIEKSDVVSRSKQMITDLSTRNSAITMALEVVPPLRFGL; encoded by the exons ATGAAGTTGGTTCTGTCCTGTGCTATTGGTGCGCTCCTGTGCGCTTCGTTACGAACG ATTTACGCATCTGATGCAACCATATCAGCAGATGACGATGAAAGGTCAGGAGACAGAGGACCACTGCTGGTAGATAACTATATTCCCGTGACAATGCAAATACTGCAACACTGTATCGAGATGATTCAGTACGAGCCGACGATGACACCGCCAAATGCTGAAGCTGAAATAAAACCTTCCacaaccactactactactactaaacGGCctacaacaacgacaacgactGCTGCTAGTAGTACGTCGTCTACCTCAACCAGCAAGCCACCACAGGACAGTCCGTTAAGTACCGCTAAGCCTGCAG ATGCAACACTGTCGCCCACCAGCCCGCACAGACCGGGCTACTACGGTCCAGCAAAGCCCCCGCCAACGGTTGTGACCACGACGACGGGGAAACCGACCACCACTTCGAGCACCACGACTACTGAGATGCCCAAAGTGAACGAAAGTCCCACCACCGAGACGCTGCTGTGGAGTGATAAACCGTTTGCCGAGTGGTTCTTGCAAAGCAAGCGCAAGAAGGTTCAGCCGATCT CTTCCCTGAACGTGCAGCTGTTAGATCCGCTGCCACTGCGGGTACTGCAGGACTTTAACCGCGAACCGTACGAACCACTCGCGCTACGCCCGGAAGACAATGCCAACGAGTTCCGGCGCCTGTACGACGACAATTACCGGGGACCGATctcgctgctggtgctggaaaAGGGCACGAAAAAAGGTGGCAAGAAGCGGGTACCACCAACGAAACCGTACCTGCATATGCTTGTGCTGTACGATATGTTGAAGCgtgaagcgaagaaaaacatgTACAGCATCTACGAG GGATATTCGGAGGCCATTCTTGGCGAGCTGTCGGTGATGGATTTCCCAAATGCCAAGGAACAGCTCCATTACGCGCTAACGCAGCTGCTGGAGCGTAAGGACATCGAAAAGTCGGACGTTGTTTCGCGCTCGAAGCAGATGATTACTG ACTTGAGCACGCGCAATAGTGCGATAACGATGGCGCTGGAAGTGGTACCGCCGCTGCGGTTTGGATTGTGA
- the LOC120895339 gene encoding uncharacterized protein LOC120895339 encodes MSDSDSSDDETNAQLLSAVDTSFLNDNLYKPTAKKEEANKPNKEVKSSPAPAESVPKSNRFLPEEESIFHSELNVPAAVQKFTAEKLSRMISTIIEFDETEHTPQSLVANGSTDEVGVRLLPGCDEIIDINLDPTCPAEVKLKKVQIVRRAVGKEAKLPLADKIAASVCDPGTFPSEVQQWKGPRKRSIEFKYKQKQNGTIVEKSDPFANEFTKARNANMWHESKIKKFKKRA; translated from the exons ATGTCCGATTCGGATAGCAGCGACGATGAAACAAATGCTCAATTATTGTCGGCAGTAGATACCTCATTTCTTAACGACAATCTATACAAACCAACagccaaaaaagaagaggcTAATAAACCGAATAAAGAGGTTAAATCTTCGCCTGCCCCAGCCG AATCTGTGCCCAAGTCAAACCGGTTTCTGCCCGAGGAGGAATCCATCTTCCACAGCGAGCTAAACGTACCGGCCGCCGTGCAGAAATTTACGGCCGAAAAGTTGTCCAGAATGATCAGCACCATCATAGAGTTTGATGAAACCGAACACACTCCGCAGTCATTAGTGGCTAACGGATCAACCGACGAGGTCGGAGTACGTCTTTTACCAGGGTGTGATGAAATTATTGACATCAATTTGGATCCCACTTGCCCGGCCGAGGTGAAgctgaaaaaagtgcaaataGTACGTAGAGCGGTCGGGAAGGAAGCGAAACTTCCCTTGGCCGATAAAATCGCTGCCTCTGTTTGCGATCCGGGCACATTTCCGAGCGAAGTGCAGCAGTGGAAGGGTCCACGGAAGCGATCGATCGAGTTTAAGTACAAGCAGAAACAGAATGGCACCATCGTGGAGAAGTCGGACCCGTTTGCGAATGAGTTTACTAAAGCCCGCAATGCCAACATGTGGcacgaaagtaaaattaaaaagtttaaaaagcGTGCTTAA
- the LOC120898897 gene encoding histone deacetylase complex subunit SAP18 — MAGLESMIVEEKQQPMKSVDREKTCPLLLRVFCSTGRHHSTNEYSYGNVPSNELQIYTWMDATLRELTTLVRDVNPETRRKGTYFDFAIVYPERGSMYRMREIGVTCSGQKGADDSKTLAQAKFTIGDFMDINITPPNRVPPPRRQRPY; from the exons ATGGCCGGTTTAGAATCGATGATagtggaagaaaaacagcaGCCGATGAAATCCGTTGACCGGGAAAAG ACCTGTCCACTGTTGCTGCGAGTGTTTTGCTCCACCGGACGCCATCATTCCACCAACGAGTACTCGTACGGCAATGTGCCCTCGAACGAGCTACAGATCTACACCTGGATGGACGCAACGTTACGCGAACTGACGACGCTGGTGCGGGACGTAAACCCGGAGACGCGGCGCAAGGGCACGTACTTCGACTTTGCCATCGTTTACCCGGAACGTGGCTCGATGTACCGAATGCGCGAGATCGGTGTCACCTGCTCCGGCCAGAAGGGGGCGGACGACTCGAAAACCCTCGCCCAGGCCAAGTTTACGATCGGAGACTTCATGGACATTAACATAACGCCACCGAACCGGGTCCCACCACCGCGACGCCAGCGACCATACTAG